In Balaenoptera musculus isolate JJ_BM4_2016_0621 chromosome 17, mBalMus1.pri.v3, whole genome shotgun sequence, a genomic segment contains:
- the SLC39A4 gene encoding zinc transporter ZIP4 isoform X1: protein MPGEPRRGGRVPAQPESGTRQPMRPTATQATMASLELRAPGGRSLVGPAGPKPGLLLAALAALALTGTATPPARLLTLLSSGQGVLDRTALGSLLNTLAARVHCADGPCGKCLSVEDALALGRPEKPGLRSGPALEPRHIARLSAAAALYLSNPEGTCADVRAGRWASRADQLLALLESPEALTPGLTRLLQKIQAQATGRPTSAEACVDLPQLLEEAAGVGSPGSPGPVLAALLDHVRNGSCFRALPTPQYFVDFVFRQHSSENPNITLDELEALMQRLGVGGATETHGDHSDHGHLGEGANRQGPVPLATPNSSSSMWDTVCLSAGDVMAVYGLSEQAGVTPEAWAQLSPALLQQQLSGACSPQPEQPTQDQLSQVERYLYGSLATLLICLSSIFGLSLLTCAKCSTATHYIIQTFLSMAVGALTGDALLHLTPQVLGLHSHDGEGLGLQPTWRLLAVLGGLYAFFLFESLFNLLLPLDPEDRKDGPCSHGHSHGGHSHGVSLQLAPSDLRPPKQPHEGSRADLVAEECPELLSPEPRRLSPELRLLPYVITLGDAVHNFADGLAVGAAFSSSWKTGLATSLAVFCHEVPHELGDFAALLHAGLSVRRALLLNLASGLTAFIGLYVALAVRVGEDGETWILAVATGLFLYVALCDMLPAMLNVRDRRPWLLFLLHNVGLLGGWTVLLLLSLYEDNITL, encoded by the exons ATGCCTGGAGAGcctcgccggggcgggcgggtCCCAGCCCAGCCCGAGTCTGGCACCAGGCAGCCCATGCGGCCCACAGCCACCCAGGCGACCATGGCCTCCCTGGAACTCAGAGCACCTGGGGGCCGCAGCTTGGTTGGCCCGGCCGGGCCCAAGCCAGGGCTGCTGCTGGCCGCGCTGGCCGCACTGGCGTTGACCGGGACGGCGACCCCACCTGCCCGTCTGCTGACCCTGCTGTCCTCAGGCCAAGGTGTTCTGGACCGCACGGCGCTGGGCAGCCTGTTAAATACACTAGCGGCCCGTGTGCACTGCGCCGACGGGCCGTGTGGAAAG TGCCTGTCTGTGGAAGACGCCCTGGCCCTGGGCAGGCCTGAGAAGCCAGGGCTCCGCTCCGGTCCAGCCCTGGAGCCCAGGCACATCGCCCGCCTCAGTGCTGCTGCCGCCCTCTACCTCAGCAACCCGGAGGGCACCTGTGCGGATGTCCGGGCTGGCCGCTGGGCCTCCCGCGCCGACCAGCTCCTGGCCCTGCTCGAGAGCCCTGAGGCCCTGACCCCAGGCCTGACCCGGCTGCTGCAGAAGATTCAGGCCCAGGCCACTGGCCGGCCCACTTCTGCGGAG GCCTGTGTAGACCTGCCTCAGCTGTTGGAGGaagcggcgggggtggggtcTCCCGGCAGCCCCGGCCCAGTGCTGGCTGCCCTGCTGGACCACGTCAGGAACGGGTCCTGCTTCCGAGCCCTGCCGACCCCTCAGTACTTTGTGGACTTCGTGTTCCGGCAGCACAGCAGCGAGAACCCCAACATCACACTGGATG AGCTGGAGGCCTTGATGCAGCGCCTGGGGGTGGGCGGAGCGACCGAGACCCATGGTGACCACAGTGATCACGGTCATCTGGGAGAGGGGGCCAACCGCCAGGGCCCTGTGCCCCTTGCCACCCCCAACAGCAGCTCCAGCATGTGGGACACA GTATGCCTGAGTGCTGGAGATGTGATGGCTGTGTACGGGCTGTCTGAGCAGGCTGGGGTGACACCAGAGGCCTGGGCCCAACTGAGCCCTGCCCTGCTCCAGCAGCAACTGAGTGgggcctgcagcccccagcctgaGCAGCCCACCCAGGACCAGCTCAGCCAGGTGGAGA ggTACCTATATGGCTCACTGGCTACGCTGCTCATCTGCCTCAGCTCCATTTTCGGGCTCTCGCTCCTCACCTGTGCCAAATGCAGCACTGCTACCCACTACATCATCCAGACCTTCCTGAGCATGGCTGTAGGCGCGCTCACAGGCGACGCGCTTCTGCACTTGACGCCTCAG GTGCTGGGGCTGCACTCACATGATGGCGAAGGCCTTGGCTTGCAGCCCACCTGGCGCCTCCTAGCTGTGCTGGGTGGTCTCTATGCCTTCTTCCTGTTCGAGAGCCTCTTCAACCTCTTGCTACCCCTGGACCCGGAG GACCGAAAGGACGGGCCCTGCAGCCACGGACACAGTCACGGCGGCCACAGCCATGGCGTGTCCCTGCAGCTAGCGCCGAGCGATCTCCGGCCTCCCAAGCAGCCCCACGAGGGCTCGCGCGCAGACCTG GTGGCGGAGGAGTGCCCCGAACTGCTGAGCCCGGAGCCCCGGAGATTGAGCccag AGCTGAGACTGCTGCCCTACGTGATAACGCTGGGAGACGCCGTGCACAACTTCGCCGACGGTCTGGCCGTGGGCGCCGCCTTCTCGTCCTCCTGGAAGACGGGGCTGGCCACCTCGCTGGCCGTGTTCTGCCACGAGGTGCCGCACGAGCTGG GGGACTTCGCGGCCCTGCTGCACGCGGGGCTGTCGGTGCGCCGGGCGCTGCTGCTGAACTTGGCCTCGGGGCTCACGGCCTTCATCGGCCTCTACGTGGCGCTCGCTGTACGCGTCGGCGAAGACGGCGAGACCTGGATCCTGGCGGTAGCAACTGGCCTCTTCCTCTACGTGGCGCTCTGCGACATG CTCCCGGCCATGCTGAACGTGCGGGACCGGCGGCCCTGGCTCCTCTTCCTGCTGCACAACGTGGGCCTGCTGGGCGGCTGGACCGTCCTGCTGCTGTTGTCGCTGTATGAGGATAATATCACCCTCTGA
- the SLC39A4 gene encoding zinc transporter ZIP4 isoform X2, with protein MPGEPRRGGRVPAQPESGTRQPMRPTATQATMASLELRAPGGRSLVGPAGPKPGLLLAALAALALTGTATPPARLLTLLSSGQGVLDRTALGSLLNTLAARVHCADGPCGKCLSVEDALALGRPEKPGLRSGPALEPRHIARLSAAAALYLSNPEGTCADVRAGRWASRADQLLALLESPEALTPGLTRLLQKIQAQATGRPTSAEACVDLPQLLEEAAGVGSPGSPGPVLAALLDHVRNGSCFRALPTPQYFVDFVFRQHSSENPNITLDGYLYGSLATLLICLSSIFGLSLLTCAKCSTATHYIIQTFLSMAVGALTGDALLHLTPQVLGLHSHDGEGLGLQPTWRLLAVLGGLYAFFLFESLFNLLLPLDPEDRKDGPCSHGHSHGGHSHGVSLQLAPSDLRPPKQPHEGSRADLVAEECPELLSPEPRRLSPELRLLPYVITLGDAVHNFADGLAVGAAFSSSWKTGLATSLAVFCHEVPHELGDFAALLHAGLSVRRALLLNLASGLTAFIGLYVALAVRVGEDGETWILAVATGLFLYVALCDMLPAMLNVRDRRPWLLFLLHNVGLLGGWTVLLLLSLYEDNITL; from the exons ATGCCTGGAGAGcctcgccggggcgggcgggtCCCAGCCCAGCCCGAGTCTGGCACCAGGCAGCCCATGCGGCCCACAGCCACCCAGGCGACCATGGCCTCCCTGGAACTCAGAGCACCTGGGGGCCGCAGCTTGGTTGGCCCGGCCGGGCCCAAGCCAGGGCTGCTGCTGGCCGCGCTGGCCGCACTGGCGTTGACCGGGACGGCGACCCCACCTGCCCGTCTGCTGACCCTGCTGTCCTCAGGCCAAGGTGTTCTGGACCGCACGGCGCTGGGCAGCCTGTTAAATACACTAGCGGCCCGTGTGCACTGCGCCGACGGGCCGTGTGGAAAG TGCCTGTCTGTGGAAGACGCCCTGGCCCTGGGCAGGCCTGAGAAGCCAGGGCTCCGCTCCGGTCCAGCCCTGGAGCCCAGGCACATCGCCCGCCTCAGTGCTGCTGCCGCCCTCTACCTCAGCAACCCGGAGGGCACCTGTGCGGATGTCCGGGCTGGCCGCTGGGCCTCCCGCGCCGACCAGCTCCTGGCCCTGCTCGAGAGCCCTGAGGCCCTGACCCCAGGCCTGACCCGGCTGCTGCAGAAGATTCAGGCCCAGGCCACTGGCCGGCCCACTTCTGCGGAG GCCTGTGTAGACCTGCCTCAGCTGTTGGAGGaagcggcgggggtggggtcTCCCGGCAGCCCCGGCCCAGTGCTGGCTGCCCTGCTGGACCACGTCAGGAACGGGTCCTGCTTCCGAGCCCTGCCGACCCCTCAGTACTTTGTGGACTTCGTGTTCCGGCAGCACAGCAGCGAGAACCCCAACATCACACTGGATG ggTACCTATATGGCTCACTGGCTACGCTGCTCATCTGCCTCAGCTCCATTTTCGGGCTCTCGCTCCTCACCTGTGCCAAATGCAGCACTGCTACCCACTACATCATCCAGACCTTCCTGAGCATGGCTGTAGGCGCGCTCACAGGCGACGCGCTTCTGCACTTGACGCCTCAG GTGCTGGGGCTGCACTCACATGATGGCGAAGGCCTTGGCTTGCAGCCCACCTGGCGCCTCCTAGCTGTGCTGGGTGGTCTCTATGCCTTCTTCCTGTTCGAGAGCCTCTTCAACCTCTTGCTACCCCTGGACCCGGAG GACCGAAAGGACGGGCCCTGCAGCCACGGACACAGTCACGGCGGCCACAGCCATGGCGTGTCCCTGCAGCTAGCGCCGAGCGATCTCCGGCCTCCCAAGCAGCCCCACGAGGGCTCGCGCGCAGACCTG GTGGCGGAGGAGTGCCCCGAACTGCTGAGCCCGGAGCCCCGGAGATTGAGCccag AGCTGAGACTGCTGCCCTACGTGATAACGCTGGGAGACGCCGTGCACAACTTCGCCGACGGTCTGGCCGTGGGCGCCGCCTTCTCGTCCTCCTGGAAGACGGGGCTGGCCACCTCGCTGGCCGTGTTCTGCCACGAGGTGCCGCACGAGCTGG GGGACTTCGCGGCCCTGCTGCACGCGGGGCTGTCGGTGCGCCGGGCGCTGCTGCTGAACTTGGCCTCGGGGCTCACGGCCTTCATCGGCCTCTACGTGGCGCTCGCTGTACGCGTCGGCGAAGACGGCGAGACCTGGATCCTGGCGGTAGCAACTGGCCTCTTCCTCTACGTGGCGCTCTGCGACATG CTCCCGGCCATGCTGAACGTGCGGGACCGGCGGCCCTGGCTCCTCTTCCTGCTGCACAACGTGGGCCTGCTGGGCGGCTGGACCGTCCTGCTGCTGTTGTCGCTGTATGAGGATAATATCACCCTCTGA